The Maylandia zebra isolate NMK-2024a linkage group LG4, Mzebra_GT3a, whole genome shotgun sequence genome segment ATCAAGTCTTAGTTTGAGTGAACAGTAATGATCTTGTGGAGCTAACATCACATCAGAGCTTTTGATTCTTCTGCCCATTTGAAAACTTTTTGCTTTGACACTGCACACTGAAGTGTTACTGCAGTAATGTGATTACTTTTTGAAAGTGCTCTTTGAGACACGGAGCACTTCATTAAAGTGTCTGGGGCCTCCAGCTGACGACACATGTAGCTGACGTCAGCTGTCCATAAACTTTTGACCGTCAATGTTTCCATATGTTTTGTGCATCTCTGCTGTTGCTGGATTTCTTACCATGTTGAGTCAGCAGTTGCAAAGCGAAGGCTCGCGCGCCACCTCGCACCCTGAGGGGGTGGCCAGGATGCAGTGGGGCCTGAGGTTGGGAAATTTCCAGAAGTTCTtagaaatgtttaatttttgttGAATGCATCAGAGTTTCATTTACTGCTTTCCAGGATGAAGCTTTATTTAAACcacaacataacacagactctcATCAGAACCACAACAACCACCAGAGGAAGAACCAGATCAGCGCAGACCTCCGACACCTCCAACACCTCCAACCCTGCAGCACCCCTGCCAACGGTGAGTGTCTCGACTCAGATATCAAAGCACTGAAGCAGTTTTAGATCAGCTGTGGGCTTTATTGATATCCTCAGATTAATCCTCAGACTTCTGGATTAAACATATTTCATTAGAACAACAGCTTGAAACCTGATGCCATTATTGATTTTCTATTGCTCAGTCAGCTGTTGAACTTTCAGTTACTGTTTCCTAAAATCTTTGATCATTTATGTCTGCGACAGCTTTATTTGTAATTTGATGAATGAAGTCTGCAGTTTGGATAAACATCAGCTGGTTTTTAACCCTGTGAAACAGAAATGTGGcaaatatgaaacatttttgtgtcacagggtTTCAGAGCTCTACATCATCAGTGCCAAAAAACCCCCGATCCTTCAAAAAATACCAAGTAAAACTCAAATTTATAATGATTTTGTTCCTAATTAGTTAGAAGATTTAAAAGAGGTTTTGAGggttttaataaagtttgaagaCTTTTTAGCGTTATGCCCTGGCTGCCTGCGAGCTCTGTGCTGTTGAATGAAGTTGCATTTTGAACAATTTGGCTTCGGGTCCCTCTGTGCCGGTGATTAAAAGCCCCTGATGATTAGCAGTAAGGCGCTAACGAAGGCGCTTTAAGTTTCATTTCAGGGCCAAAGCTTCAGATAAGTGACTCATTGACTTTCAGGACTTTTCTTCTTCATTAGAGTCAGAACGTGAATTTTCCACTCATGATGCGAGACGAGAACGTCAGCTGACGGTTGGCGCCCGATCGGGTCTCGTAGCTCTGACGAATAATTCCACCAACGCTCCGAGGCGCGGCGGGAAAACCTGCTGACTGGAAAGagtgttgtgtttttatgtctgaTAGGAGCTGAGCGAGCGACACGTCACCTCGGCACACTACAAATACCATTCGCTCAAAGCGCCCGGTATCAGTCCGGCCGATCGCTAACaggtcagagttcagctttGGTGACTGTAGCTACCTTTACTTCTCTCAGAGCTGTGATGTCACATCCCGTTTCAGGCATTTAGATGGGTAGTAAGCGTCAGGGAAACTGTTTGGGATGTTTTACGTATCTGAAACCAAAGATATGACCATAAATATGCGGACACGTCTAACTACTCAccgatgttgttttttttttcataaataccTGTTAATGAGCTTTACACCACTCCTCTAGTGACTCACCTGGCAGTAGAGGGTCCAGGTTGTGCTTTCAATCAGATTCTTAGTGGTTTGTGAGTGAGTCACACAGGTAGATGTCCTCTCATTGGCTGATGTGCTGACATCCAGCCCATCTGCTTCTCTCTGTTCCAGGTTACCTGCCGGCTCACACAGCACACACCTCAGACCAGACAAGGACCCGCTCGGCTCTCATGGCGCCCTCCACCGTCCTCCTCATTCTCTTGCCGCTCTTTGGTCTCCAGATGATGCTGGTTGCCAAGCCAACGCCGCGGTGCCGTCCTCTGACAGGAAGAGTGGTTACGGGAGCCCACCATCTACTCAACGCCACGGTAGGAACGGAAACCCTCAGACCTTAACATCAGCTGCTGTTAGTCGGTcatctgtccataaaaatttaGTGATTCCTGTTTGTCCTGTAGGGACCGAAATTTCCTCTCCACTGCCGGCCAGTCAACGCCAATATCTCCTTTCCAGACTCCACCCTCCCCACCACTGCAGCCAATCGATCTCAGGTAAACTTCACCGTGGCCTGTCGGCTCTCATAGAGCTTTGTTTTCTATGTCTGGATATGACCTGATTTCTCATTGGCCCACCTCAGTGTCCCCGAGTACTGTGGGTCGTCTACAAGTTACTCGAAGGCATGTGGCTGACGTACGAGGAACACGAGCTACCTGTGGGAGATGGCGGAGTCAACTGGGACGAGAAGAAACTCGAAGAATTCTTCACCCTGCAGGACCGTCTGCAGGATGAGGGTCGCTGTGTGAGTACCAGAGCCCATCTCAGTAGAACCGCCTCAGTCATTGTGGTCTCTGTAATCTGTAGTTTCTGTAGAACTGGTCTAAGGTCTGATGGTCTCTGTAAAACCAGCCTATGTAGAATCAGCCTGTGTAGAACTTGTCCCTGTAGAACCAGCCtcctgttgctgtgatttgacgGTCCGTGTCTCCGCAGCTGCCCTCGGACGAGGAAGCATCAGGTCTGCTGTCGTCGTACTTCAGTAACGTCACAGCAGTCATTGAGCAGCAGGTAAAAATTGATCTCTGCAGTCTGATTCATAAAACGTCACgagtaataaatatatttttattaaatcaaTTCAACATCAAATGAACGATATAAAATTATTAAAGATTTTATTAAAGCTTCGTCTTAATAAATGACATGTTTGAGTCACTGTGTGTGGACCAATGAGAGCTGAGTGTGCGTATCTTGTCTCACAGGACAGTGCAGCATGTGGTTGGGAGGCTCTGAGGAGAGATGTGATCTGGGTCCTAAAGTCCACCCAGCAGATACACAGGTCCTGCTTCAACTGGAGCCACGCCCAATGAAAAAATCCTTTGCCACGCCCACCAAGGAGTACTGATaatcatatattttatttatacctttatttatttatatgtatttattatttattgtttttgtactttttctgatttcattttttcttattttttattgttcaaATGTTTCATTTCATCAGAATAAAGCATCAAAAAATGCACTCTcttcttttcattattattattatttttataagtCTGGGTTAAACCGGGGTTTGGCAGGGTCTGTAATATCAGATGTAGGAGTGCAGCGAGGGTAAAACAAGAACTTTGAAATAAATGAACGTGAGGctctgatcagctgacctgcgcTGCAGCTCTGATGCTCTTTATGGCTGACTGGAACACGCTCAGCATGAGTTGTGTGCCTGATTTTAAAACAGTCTATGCTTTTCATATGAAGCTGAAGTACAGCGACCTCAGCTCTACGTCTGCACCACGAACGCATCACAGGGAGGAGTAGAAAGGATGTGCTGAGGCTGTGAGCGCCGGTGTGATGTCATTATTTTGGTATTTCTGAGCGAGCCTCCGTGTGGTCACTGGAAGCATCACCAGCAGCACATGAAAAACAGTGAAAGtgaactacagtggggcaaaaaagtatttagtcagccaccgattgtgcaagttcccccacctaaaatgatgacagaggtcagtaatttgcaccagaggtacacttcaactgtgagagacagaatgtgaaaaaaaaatccatgaatccacatggtaggatttgtaaagaatttattggtaaatcagggtggaaaataagtatttggtcaataacaaaaatacaactcaatactgtgtaacataacctttgttggcaataacagaggtcaaacgtttactataggtctttaccaggtttgcacacacagtagctggtattttggcccattcctccatgcagatcttctcgagagcagtgatgttttggggctgtcgccgagcaacacggactttcaactcccgccacagattttctatggggttgaggtctggagactggctaggccactccaggactttcaaatgcttcttacggagccactcctttgttgcccgggcggtgtgttttggatcattgtcatgttagaagacccagcctcatttcatcttcaaagttctcactgatggaaggaggttttggctcaaaatctcacgatacatggccccattcattctgtccttaacacggatcagtcgtcctgtccccttggcagaaaaacagccccatagcatgatgtttccacccccatgcttcacagtaggtatggtgttcttgggatgcaactcagtattcttcttcctccaaacacgacgagttgagtttataccaaaaagttctactttggtttcatctgaccacatgacattctcccaatcctctgctgtatcatccatgtgctctctggcaaacttcagacgggcctggacatgcactggcttcagcagcggaacacgtctggcactgcgggatttgattccctgccgttgtagtgtgttactgatggtgacctttgttactttggtcccagctctctgcaggtcattcaccaggtccccccgtgtggttctgggatctttgctcaccgttctcatgatcattttgaccccacgggatgagatcttgcgtggagccccagatcgagggagattatcagtggtcttgtatgtcttccattttctgatgattgctcccacagttgattttttcacaccaagctgcttgcctattgtagattcactcttcccagtctggtgcaggtctacaatacttttcctggtgtccttcgaaagctctttggtcttggccatggcggagtttggagtctgactgtttgaggctgtggacaggtgtcttttatacagatgatgagttcaaacaggtgccattcatacaggtaacgagtgggggacagaaaagcttcttacagaagacgttacaggtctgtgagagccagagattttccttgtttgaggtgaccaaatacttattttccaccctgatttacgaataaattctttacaaatcctaccatgtggattcatggatttttttttcacattctgtctctcacagttgaagtgtacctctggtgcaaattactgacctctgtcatcattttaggtgggggaacttgcacaatcggtggctgactaaatacttttttgccccactgtaactgcCATCACACTGATCGGCTCATATCCAAAGATCAGGATCACTTTACTGATTATGAGCAGAAGTAATTTTGGTAGTAGTAACAGTAATGACATCAGAAGCAGAAGTATCATCTGAGATGTTTCCAGTGAAACTGTTGTGAGCTTTGACTGGAGCTTTCAGGTGAAGCTGATGGTGAGCAAGCTGATTTTTAACCTTTTGTGACTAGAGTGAGAGGAAGGTTTAAAGACAGAGGTGTGACCCGCTGTGATGGATGgcttggagacaaagttagaaagGCTGACATggtttgcacatgtgcagacgAGGGAGAGTGGATTTACTGGAAAAAGGATGAAGATGGGGCTGCCAGACAGGAGGACaggaggaagacctcagaggaggttgatggatgtagtgaaggaggatatGCAGAGGGCGAAGTGACACAGTATCTCCACCTACTCAGTCACATCATCCCTCAGCCTCCTCTGACAtcagagttgaggctcgggtgtgaaatttatggctTTCagggtttccctgggtcttttcccatgttgtagttgtgtgtcttatttcgAGAGATGAATTGAACGTCTATGGATTTCACGGCCTCGCTGAGCTTCTCTGGGACTGAACCCTGTGTGATGAACTGGCTCCAGGTCACAATCAGTGACAGCAGGTTTTGGCTCTGCAACAATGACCTTGTATCTATTTTAGTTTATGAACATCTGAAGCATCATCACAAACATTCctgatgaatgaatgaagcGCTGCTGAGTCAGCGCGTTGGCTGTGTTTACAGTCTCATCAGGTAATCGTCTGCTGACAGGTTGTGGTTTTCTTATTATACCGAGCTCTTACCTGAGGCACGAGCGTTCACATCCAGACATGCCACCACAAACCTTCAGCTGACTTCAGTTCAGAGGCTTCCAAGCGGTTTGTGTCCAAAGATCAGGCTAAAAGAACACCCAGGCTGACAACCTGTTATTAGACCCTTTCACACACAAACGGTCTCTACCTCGGGTCCAGATCCTGCTGAGACAGGGTCTGAGGTCAGTTTTCTAATCTTGGTTACTGAGCACTTTTTCAGCTTAGCTCAGAACCATGAAGTTGGAGCTTCATGTTCTTCTGATATTGTTCTACAGctgagacagacactatctctactttcaagattaggcttcaaactttcctttttgctaaagcatatagttagggctggaccaggtgaccctgaatccttgGTCATGCTGCAGtaggtgtaggctgccggggattcccatgatgcattttcttcttcagtcatctTTTTCTCTCATCCATCTGCAGACTCACCTGTTTGCATTCAAAGATGGCTGCTTTTCTCTATGAGtgtgctgtctctgtgtgtggctGTAATGATGTTCATGGTTAGTATGTCCAAAGCTTTATTTATTCACAGCACACAATGCAGACGTGACAACTTTGTCTGTTTGCTGAGGGCAAAGATGACAGTGTGAATGTATGGAGCTTGGAAAGGACGCGACTGGACTTCTTTCATTTGTTGAAGACAGATACTTCTTCAGTCTGGGACTGAAGTCTGggcctgggactctccacctttTAGTTTTGAACTGAACAAGCTTCCTGGATGAAATGTCTTTGAAAACCTTAAAGAAGGGGCTGGATTCTATGCCAGCAACCATCGGGTGGGACCTTCAACCAGATTTTAGAGCCCTTGTTCACGCCTGAGACAGACTGGATTATTATCACTGAACAGTTAAAATGAACTAGAAATCAGTAATCCCTGTTAATATACTGCAAACTTCACTTTCAACGCAACTCAGGTTTGTCATGTGGCCCCTTTTAAGAAGAATCGCCCACccaggtcaaatgtgacatcactATGAGACATTTGGAATCACCATATAGCATTATCATTTTATAAATAATGCCAACACTGTCAGGGGGCTGGGCCTgtgaccaatgttccctctaagctgcgcacatgtgcaattgcgcactgctggcgcGGTCTCTGCATACAGaaaatctgcaggacagacggaacaactgacagacaaagtgtggactttatacagggagtgcagaattattaggcaagttgtatttttgaggaataattttattattgaacaacaaccatgttctcaatgaacccaaaaaactcattaatatcaaagctgaatgtttgtggaagtagtttttagtttgtttgtagtttgagctattttagggggatatctgtgtgtgcaggtgactattactgtgcataattattaggcaacttaacaaaaaacaaatatatacccatttcaattatttatttttaccagtgacaccaatataacatctccacattcacaaatatacatttctgacattcaaaaacaaaaacaaatcagcgaccaatatagccacctttctttgcaaggacactcaaaagcctgccatccatggattctgtcagtgttttgatctgttcaccatcaacattgcgtgcagcagcaaccacagcctcccagacactgttcagagaggtgtactgttttccctccttgtaaatctcacatttgatgatggaccacaggttctcaatggggttcagatcaggtgaacaaggaggccatgtcattagtttttcttcttttataccctttcttgccagccacgctgtggagtacttggacgcgtgtgatggagcattgtcctgcatgaaaatcatgtttttcttgaaggatgcagacttcttcctgtaccactgcttgaggaaggtgtcttccagaaactggcagtaggactgggagttgagcttgactccatcctcaacccgaaaaggccccacaagctcatctttgatgataccagcccaaaccagtactccacctccaccttgctggcgtctgagtgggactggagctctctgccctttaccaatccagccacgggcccatccatctggcccatcaagactcactctcatttcatcagtccataaaaccttagaaaaaccagtcttgagatatttcttggcccagtcttgacgtttcagcttgtgtgtcttgttcagtggtggtcgtctttcagcctttcttaccttggccatgtctctgagtattgcacaccttgtgcttttgggcactccagtgatgttgcagctctgaaatatggccaaactggtggcaagtggcatcttggcagctgcacgcttgacttttctcagttcatgggcagttattttgcgccttggtttttccacacgcttcttgcgaccctgttgactattttgaatgaaacgcttgattgtttgatgatcacgcttcagaagctttgcaattttgagactgctgcatccctctgcaagatatctcactatttttgacttttctgagcctgtcaagtccttcttttgacccattttgccaaaggaaaggacgttgcctaataattatgcacacctgatatagggtgttgatgtcattagaccacaccccttctcattacagagatgcacatcacctaatatgcttcattggtagtaggctttcgagcctatacagcttggagtaagacaacatgcatgaagaggatgatgtggacaaaatactcatttgcctaataattctgcactccctgtaccagtttttaaattgtgttgatcggacacgtaaaaccagagttatgataaaaatatctgcaatgtttggttttcttcctgaatactgtcgttgtttatatttatatatatttttataaggaaaacgccttggctgcatttttaggtaaacagctgcaaaaaacttagTTGTTTgtataactcagttactttttttaagaagtaactatataattaatagcccaacattggtcattatatcctgtattttgcagacagagttacagactctctcccagaccacagactcataatacaagtcagagctttataaaagaaagaaagttgtgttttcaaaattgaagttcaagttatttttacttccaatagtgttaacatgctgcacaggtcattaacaattttttaaagaaattgtcattgtaagtgggctaaagcagttaattaaaagtcgtctaacataaatgtaaatgctgtaatttgattattttaataaccatgtaacttggatggattcgatgctggcgtgaccacaatGACCACgcctgctgtcgctcacagtggtccaagtgtccgctcagggagtttgtgcgttcgctcagacacatgaaacattagagggaacattgcctgTGACCCAGCATTTTTATACTGAGAGAATGTTCTAGTGTTATTATTGTGAGCTGGTCTTAGTTGAGCTTTAGTTTATCTTTATTCCATCTCCTGGTTTCTTTTCCTGTCCTCTGTGTTTCACCTTTAGTTATGTCCGTGCTTTCGTCTGCTTTATCTACGTGTCTCTCGCGTGTCTCCCCAGtctgtcatgtgtttcatgtctgtgtgttgtcatgtctacgTCCCATTacgtttccttttttattttgaagggtccAGTGTTTccgtgttcagtgtgtttatttttgcttcccctgtggcgtTCATGTTCATTTGTGCCGACTGTGTTTcccaggtgtttccacttcTCTCATTactcttctgtgtttttaagtcctctgtctccctctgttcggggTCGGGTCGACTGTTTGTATCAGGTCATCATGATTACGTTCATGCTGTGCTTCAGGTTCATGTTTCTTATCACAGTTTTTGCATGCACATGTTCTGATTCCTGTTCATGTACCATGTCATAGTTAGTTTTAGTttatcccagtttaggttttagtttagtttttcccCAGCTCGCCTTGTTGTCTGTTTGACATCAGCCTTAATAAACGGCTCGCTTTTTTTATACTTTGTTTTCTCTGCcgtgtctgcttttgggtccacgACACAACACCTCAGCTGCTCAGTcatgaaaaacacagacagcaaatTTTAAGCAGCTTCAAAGATAAAAGACATTTCATGAAAGTTTGACCTTATCTGACCTTGatgaagaggtcagaggtcacatgtGACATGATAATTTAAAGCTCTATACAATGACAGGAGCGTGGATGTATGTGTGTGGGGTGTCAGTAATTATAGCCGCTGACTCAGGTCGGTGCTTGTGATCCCACCAGACGCACCGCAGCGTGTTTCAGAAGCAGTGCTGCTAAAAATAGCAGCAGGTGTAACTTTCACCGCAGTCACGTCAGAGAAGGTGATGACAGGAAGGCAGAGCCAGGAGCAGAATCCAGGATAAACACTCCGGTGTGGTCTGC includes the following:
- the LOC143418428 gene encoding uncharacterized protein LOC143418428, yielding MAPSTVLLILLPLFGLQMMLVAKPTPRCRPLTGRVVTGAHHLLNATGPKFPLHCRPVNANISFPDSTLPTTAANRSQCPRVLWVVYKLLEGMWLTYEEHELPVGDGGVNWDEKKLEEFFTLQDRLQDEGRCLPSDEEASGLLSSYFSNVTAVIEQQDSAACGWEALRRDVIWVLKSTQQIHRSCFNWSHAQ